In Dyadobacter sp. CECT 9275, the following proteins share a genomic window:
- a CDS encoding lactonase family protein — MITRKIFLAISFLIISMMTTLAQKTREILYVGTYTQKGEGIYVYEFDRKNLSFKELQVLVNKNSPSFLEFHPNKKYLYSANEGNSTISAYAIDQTTGKLSVINDKPAQGRGPCHVSVDPKGRFIYVSNYGSGDLAVYLLEKDGSIGALADTIQDKGAPGQKPHMHSIIPSADGRYIYASDLGIDKIMVYAVNQKTGKLTPAAVPFAEVKAGDGPRHFAIHPNGNFGYSACELASVVNSFKIVKGTGALVPLERVTMLPADFSGKSYAADIHFSPDGKFLYASNRGHESLAIYAVDSSTGKLTVAGHADTHGKHPRNFMIDEKGQLAIVTNRDNNNVVFFNRNTGNGQLTYTGKEISVPTPVCVKQYFLK; from the coding sequence ATGATAACCAGAAAAATATTTCTAGCAATTAGTTTCCTGATCATCAGCATGATGACCACACTTGCACAGAAAACCCGGGAAATACTGTACGTAGGTACTTACACTCAGAAGGGAGAAGGGATATATGTTTACGAATTTGACCGGAAGAATTTGTCATTCAAAGAACTACAGGTACTCGTCAATAAGAACAGCCCTTCATTTCTTGAATTCCATCCGAACAAAAAGTACCTGTATTCGGCCAATGAAGGTAACAGTACCATTTCGGCCTATGCCATTGACCAGACTACCGGAAAATTATCCGTTATTAACGACAAACCCGCTCAGGGAAGAGGCCCCTGCCACGTCAGCGTGGATCCCAAGGGCCGTTTTATTTATGTTTCCAACTACGGAAGCGGCGACCTGGCCGTTTATCTGCTCGAAAAAGATGGCAGCATCGGTGCCCTCGCCGACACCATCCAGGACAAGGGAGCACCTGGCCAAAAACCTCACATGCACTCGATTATCCCCTCTGCCGACGGCAGGTATATCTACGCGTCTGACCTCGGTATTGACAAAATTATGGTATATGCCGTTAACCAGAAAACCGGAAAGCTAACACCTGCGGCGGTTCCATTTGCGGAAGTAAAAGCCGGTGATGGTCCTAGGCATTTTGCCATTCACCCGAATGGAAACTTTGGGTATTCTGCCTGTGAGCTGGCATCAGTGGTTAATTCCTTCAAGATCGTAAAGGGTACGGGGGCGCTTGTACCGCTGGAAAGAGTAACAATGCTGCCGGCTGATTTTTCTGGTAAAAGTTACGCCGCAGATATTCATTTTTCACCGGATGGCAAATTCCTTTATGCTTCCAACCGGGGCCATGAAAGCCTGGCTATTTATGCCGTGGACTCCTCTACCGGTAAACTTACCGTTGCCGGACACGCAGATACCCATGGAAAACATCCACGAAACTTCATGATTGATGAAAAAGGCCAGCTGGCAATCGTGACCAACCGCGACAATAACAATGTGGTTTTCTTTAACCGGAACACTGGAAACGGCCAGCTAACGTACACTGGAAAGGAGATCAGCGTGCCTACTCCGGTATGCGTGAAACAATACTTTCTGAAGTAA
- a CDS encoding carbohydrate-binding family 9-like protein, whose product MLKSFFSILSLAAIGIGSFCNPVFAGSADSTLLIKKTTDFAVNGEGTAPNWSAAQWFNIAVQNGPGQKQPGRQFSSRVKILYSDKGMYFLFDNEDKKLTATILEDFGALFKEDVVEVFLWPDTAVPIYLEYEISPLDYELVILVPHLKGGIQGWRPWHYDERNKVQHATSVQGGQRKSMAAVEGWKAEFFIPFRLMNPMIPSVPVSGTRWKGNFYRIDYDQETAYYSWQKTGGSFHEFQKFGTLIFE is encoded by the coding sequence ATGCTTAAAAGTTTTTTTTCAATACTGTCGCTTGCTGCGATAGGAATTGGAAGTTTTTGCAATCCGGTTTTTGCCGGCAGCGCCGACTCTACCCTGCTGATCAAAAAAACAACCGACTTTGCCGTAAATGGTGAAGGCACAGCCCCCAACTGGTCCGCAGCGCAATGGTTTAACATCGCCGTACAGAACGGACCAGGTCAAAAACAGCCGGGCCGACAGTTTTCCTCACGTGTCAAAATCCTTTATTCCGACAAAGGAATGTATTTCCTATTTGATAATGAGGATAAAAAACTGACCGCAACCATCTTGGAAGATTTTGGTGCGCTGTTCAAGGAAGACGTTGTGGAAGTTTTTCTCTGGCCTGACACCGCCGTACCCATTTACCTGGAATATGAAATATCACCACTTGATTATGAACTGGTTATCCTGGTACCTCATTTAAAAGGCGGCATCCAGGGATGGCGGCCCTGGCATTACGACGAACGCAACAAAGTACAGCATGCCACCAGTGTCCAGGGCGGACAAAGGAAAAGCATGGCAGCCGTGGAAGGATGGAAAGCCGAATTTTTTATCCCCTTCAGGCTCATGAACCCTATGATTCCTTCGGTGCCGGTATCAGGCACCCGCTGGAAAGGAAACTTCTATCGTATTGATTACGACCAGGAAACCGCATATTATTCCTGGCAAAAAACCGGCGGCAGTTTCCACGAATTCCAGAAATTCGGCACACTGATTTTCGAATAA
- a CDS encoding MFS transporter, whose product MSSKKDNVTQSITQVIAASSLGTLIEWYDFYIFGSLAVIIGNQLFPSDAGASALINTLAIFAAGFIVRPFGALVFGRLGDLIGRKYTFLLTLVLMGGSTFLIGLIPSYSSIGYAAPILVLILRLVQGLALGGEYGGAATYVAEHAPAGKRGFFTSWIQTTATLGLFLSLGIIVLTKNILGADTFADWGWRIPFLLSILLVGVSIYIRMKMHESPVFTKLKSEGKISSNPLKESFQKKANFKMVLLALFGATMGQGVIWYTGQFYAQSFLENTCKLDFNESRYILLWAILFATPFFVVFGSWSDKVGRKWIMLTGMLLGIVFYRPIYQYFIDATNVKEFEKTELLSESTPVITREVVKGGLDSVITSTSSKVLKNGMTFKESTITVVPEDVLAPVPAVQTVIKDVTLSDSTFTVFILLVFFQVLLVTMVYGPIAAFLVELFPTQIRYTSMSLPYHIGNGVFGGLVPFIATLVASFQGSTPLSGLWYPIGVAALSFVIGAVYISNRVDRNVMD is encoded by the coding sequence ATGAGTTCAAAGAAAGACAATGTGACGCAAAGCATTACACAGGTAATTGCTGCATCATCCCTTGGTACCCTGATCGAATGGTACGATTTTTACATTTTCGGCAGCCTGGCCGTTATCATAGGCAATCAGTTATTTCCCAGTGACGCGGGCGCTTCGGCGTTGATCAACACACTGGCTATTTTCGCAGCCGGATTTATTGTGCGTCCCTTTGGTGCTTTGGTTTTCGGGCGGCTGGGTGATCTTATCGGCCGCAAATATACTTTCCTGCTTACACTTGTGCTCATGGGAGGTTCCACATTCCTCATTGGGCTTATCCCTTCTTATTCTAGTATCGGATATGCAGCGCCTATCCTTGTGCTGATCTTACGGCTTGTACAGGGGCTGGCCCTCGGAGGCGAATATGGCGGAGCGGCTACCTATGTGGCTGAACATGCGCCAGCGGGGAAACGCGGTTTTTTTACCAGCTGGATACAAACTACGGCAACGCTGGGCCTATTCCTTTCACTTGGCATTATAGTACTCACCAAAAATATCCTGGGTGCGGATACTTTCGCCGACTGGGGTTGGCGGATTCCGTTTCTGTTGTCGATCCTGCTGGTGGGCGTATCCATTTATATTCGGATGAAAATGCATGAGTCCCCGGTTTTTACCAAACTGAAATCGGAAGGAAAAATCTCATCCAACCCGCTGAAAGAAAGTTTTCAAAAGAAAGCCAATTTTAAAATGGTACTGCTGGCGCTTTTTGGTGCTACCATGGGGCAGGGGGTAATCTGGTACACCGGCCAGTTTTACGCTCAATCGTTTCTGGAAAACACCTGTAAGCTTGATTTCAATGAATCTAGGTATATTTTGCTGTGGGCCATTTTATTTGCGACTCCGTTTTTTGTTGTTTTCGGATCATGGAGCGACAAGGTGGGCAGGAAATGGATTATGCTTACAGGGATGTTACTGGGTATCGTGTTCTATCGGCCTATATATCAGTATTTCATTGATGCCACCAATGTGAAGGAGTTTGAAAAAACCGAATTGCTGAGCGAATCAACACCGGTTATTACGCGGGAGGTGGTGAAGGGAGGACTTGATTCTGTCATTACTTCGACCTCCTCTAAAGTCCTCAAAAACGGCATGACATTTAAAGAATCTACCATCACCGTGGTTCCGGAAGATGTACTGGCCCCGGTACCGGCGGTTCAAACGGTTATCAAGGACGTTACCCTGTCCGACTCCACCTTTACGGTATTTATTCTGCTTGTATTTTTTCAGGTATTGCTTGTAACCATGGTGTATGGCCCCATTGCGGCATTTCTTGTGGAGCTTTTCCCCACACAGATACGGTATACTTCCATGTCTCTTCCGTATCATATTGGTAACGGTGTTTTCGGCGGTCTGGTGCCTTTTATTGCTACGCTGGTTGCATCATTTCAGGGTTCCACGCCTTTGTCAGGCTTATGGTATCCGATCGGCGTCGCGGCGTTGTCCTTCGTGATCGGAGCGGTTTATATCAGCAACCGTGTTGATCGTAATGTGATGGATTAA
- a CDS encoding DUF6814 family protein has product MNNIKKLLGLVWMLSGPVIIIFLIQQALEKIGAATEGIARTNTSLQWGIIILIFIPICAGLVIFGFYAWKGEYDRLPESSEEL; this is encoded by the coding sequence ATGAATAATATCAAGAAACTTTTAGGCCTGGTGTGGATGCTGTCGGGGCCGGTTATCATTATCTTTCTGATTCAGCAGGCACTGGAGAAAATTGGAGCGGCTACGGAAGGTATTGCCCGTACCAACACCAGTCTTCAGTGGGGGATCATTATCCTGATCTTCATCCCGATATGCGCCGGATTGGTAATCTTCGGGTTTTATGCCTGGAAGGGTGAATATGACCGCTTGCCGGAGAGTTCTGAAGAGCTTTAA
- a CDS encoding thiolase family protein — MKDEVYILSAARTPIGSFNGVLSSVPAGKLGAVAVKGALEKSGLQVNDVQEVFMGNVISANLGQAPARQAALYAGLPPEVICTTVNKVCASGMKAFIFGAQSIQLGDADVVVAGGMENMSQVPYYLPKARTGYGYGNGEVVDGLLRDGLTDVYDQQGMGVCGDRTATKYHISREQQDEFAIRSYQRSTKASEEGYFKEEIAGVEIAMKGATSVVDTDEEYKRVKFDKIPFLKPAFSADGTVTAANASTLNDGAAALVLASAEMVQKHHLKPMARIVAYADAEQEPMWFTTTPILATQKVLKKAGLSLGDIDYFEVNEAFAVVALAYIQELKLDVNQVNILGGAVSLGHPLGASGARIITTLLSVLKQKNGRYGLAAICNGGGGASAVIIERLG, encoded by the coding sequence ATGAAAGACGAAGTTTATATCCTTTCCGCAGCCCGCACACCAATCGGTAGTTTCAACGGAGTATTGTCCTCGGTACCGGCAGGGAAGTTAGGAGCGGTTGCTGTAAAAGGTGCGCTGGAGAAATCCGGTTTACAGGTCAATGATGTTCAGGAAGTGTTTATGGGGAACGTAATTTCGGCTAATCTCGGGCAGGCACCCGCCAGGCAGGCTGCACTTTATGCAGGTTTGCCTCCGGAGGTGATCTGTACAACTGTCAATAAGGTTTGTGCTTCTGGGATGAAAGCCTTTATTTTTGGTGCGCAATCTATTCAACTGGGAGATGCAGATGTGGTGGTCGCCGGGGGGATGGAGAATATGTCGCAGGTACCGTACTATCTGCCAAAAGCCCGGACCGGTTATGGTTATGGGAATGGAGAAGTGGTGGACGGCTTGCTCAGGGATGGCCTGACCGATGTATACGACCAGCAGGGAATGGGTGTTTGCGGTGACCGCACGGCTACGAAATACCATATCAGCCGGGAACAGCAGGACGAGTTCGCGATCCGTTCTTATCAAAGAAGTACCAAGGCAAGTGAGGAAGGCTATTTTAAAGAAGAAATTGCAGGCGTGGAGATCGCAATGAAAGGTGCTACCTCCGTTGTAGATACCGATGAGGAGTACAAACGTGTGAAATTTGACAAGATACCTTTTCTGAAACCGGCGTTTTCGGCGGATGGAACGGTGACGGCCGCCAATGCGTCCACCCTCAATGATGGCGCGGCTGCACTGGTCCTGGCATCCGCTGAAATGGTGCAAAAGCATCATCTGAAGCCCATGGCCAGGATTGTAGCTTATGCGGATGCCGAGCAGGAGCCCATGTGGTTCACAACCACTCCGATTCTTGCTACACAGAAGGTACTTAAAAAAGCAGGATTGTCCCTGGGTGACATTGATTATTTTGAGGTGAATGAAGCTTTTGCCGTGGTGGCGCTGGCCTATATACAGGAGCTGAAACTGGATGTTAACCAGGTAAATATATTGGGAGGGGCCGTTTCGCTGGGGCATCCGCTGGGTGCATCCGGTGCCCGGATTATCACAACGCTGTTGTCCGTCCTGAAGCAGAAAAACGGGCGATATGGCCTGGCAGCGATCTGTAATGGCGGCGGCGGTGCATCGGCAGTTATTATTGAAAGATTGGGTTAA
- a CDS encoding GtrA family protein, which produces MTKQRNSKIFNIKDLIAYFLVAGTGAVIQLVSSSLIQDWFDISWSDSIIPSYMVGFVAGFILTKLFAFDARKSNQTRREMVKFFMVALISLAVTQLFTVGSFKLATEYLGMEIYKVKLPFAKKEVNVTEMGSYLTGMGFSFISNYILHKTFTFKSTGFYNRLKVLIR; this is translated from the coding sequence GTGACCAAGCAGCGGAATAGTAAAATCTTCAATATCAAAGACTTAATTGCTTATTTTCTTGTCGCTGGAACGGGAGCCGTAATACAGTTGGTATCCAGTAGTTTAATTCAGGATTGGTTCGACATATCATGGAGCGACTCGATCATCCCTTCTTATATGGTCGGTTTTGTAGCCGGTTTTATCCTTACCAAACTGTTCGCGTTTGATGCTCGTAAAAGCAATCAGACAAGAAGAGAAATGGTAAAATTCTTTATGGTTGCCTTAATTTCACTGGCGGTCACTCAACTGTTTACCGTGGGTTCCTTCAAACTTGCAACGGAATATTTGGGTATGGAAATTTACAAAGTAAAACTTCCATTCGCTAAAAAGGAAGTGAACGTTACAGAAATGGGCTCCTATCTCACCGGTATGGGTTTTAGTTTCATCAGTAACTATATCCTTCATAAAACCTTCACTTTTAAAAGTACCGGTTTTTACAACCGCCTGAAAGTACTGATCCGTTAA
- a CDS encoding SMP-30/gluconolactonase/LRE family protein, protein MAQKTYPTIGKIIAEDPAFEKLISKNARIEVLASGFDWSEGPVWIKNGNYLLFSDVPKNVIYKWEEKEGLSVFLKPSGYTGLGYYSDEPGSNGLTVDDQGRLIACEHGDRRISAMPLTKGGKITLADKFEGKRFNSPNDVVQHSNGSYYFTDPPYGLEKKHDDPSREITNFGVYRLSPDGKVSMEIKDLTRPNGLAFSPDGKTLYVAQSDPERAIYMTYPVTADGHIGVGKLLYDATPMLKSGRLKGLPDGLKIDRDGNLWASGPGGILVLNPQGKLLGRLEMSELTSNCAWGNDGSVLYLTVDSYVCRVQTNTKGAGW, encoded by the coding sequence ATGGCACAGAAAACATATCCTACCATTGGTAAAATCATCGCCGAAGATCCTGCCTTTGAAAAACTGATCTCGAAAAATGCCAGGATAGAGGTACTGGCAAGTGGTTTCGACTGGTCGGAAGGGCCTGTTTGGATTAAAAACGGCAATTACCTTTTGTTTTCGGATGTTCCCAAAAATGTGATATACAAATGGGAAGAAAAGGAGGGCCTTTCGGTTTTCCTGAAACCTTCCGGATATACCGGCCTGGGATATTACAGTGACGAGCCGGGCAGCAACGGCCTCACGGTTGATGACCAGGGTAGGCTTATTGCGTGCGAACATGGTGACAGGAGAATATCTGCCATGCCACTAACCAAAGGGGGTAAAATAACTTTGGCGGATAAATTCGAAGGGAAACGTTTCAACAGCCCCAACGACGTAGTACAGCATTCAAACGGAAGTTACTATTTCACCGACCCGCCCTACGGACTGGAGAAAAAGCACGATGATCCCAGCCGGGAAATTACCAATTTCGGGGTGTACAGGCTTTCACCTGACGGGAAAGTGAGCATGGAGATTAAAGACCTCACCAGACCCAACGGGCTTGCCTTTTCGCCTGACGGCAAAACCTTGTATGTGGCACAGTCTGACCCCGAAAGAGCGATTTATATGACTTACCCGGTAACTGCCGATGGCCACATAGGCGTAGGGAAACTGCTGTACGACGCCACACCTATGTTAAAAAGCGGGCGACTGAAAGGATTACCGGATGGTTTAAAAATTGATAGGGACGGAAATTTATGGGCCTCCGGACCCGGAGGTATTTTGGTTTTGAACCCCCAGGGAAAGTTGCTCGGCCGCCTCGAAATGAGCGAACTTACGTCAAACTGCGCGTGGGGAAATGACGGTTCCGTTTTGTATCTTACCGTGGACAGTTATGTCTGCCGCGTACAAACCAACACAAAAGGGGCTGGCTGGTAA
- a CDS encoding alpha-amylase family glycosyl hydrolase produces the protein MQLTDFHGPVPIPKVCYEIFVRSFCDSNGDGIGDIRGIISKLSYLKELGIEALWLTPVHPSPSYHKYDVRDYYDIEPEYGTLSDFRELMHEAHQLGIAVYLDLIINHTSTLHPWFVEARKNKDSRYRNFYWWKNDAEINMLGIARRETSNDSQEVYPWHDNGEDSEKYYGLFYKGMPDLNYESAELRQEVARIINFWLTDVGVDGFRLDAARHIYPIWAKADNCEFWKFFSETIHNARPGAFTVGEVWAEKEEVAPYFQHINAAFNFDLSFAIQRILVREKDEDLVAKLIASYTLFKVSNPQFVDAIMLTNHDQDRIGSVVNNDERKKKLAASILLTLPGQPYIYYGEEIGMLGMKPDPHIREPFLWTVQEDDPEKPSWIEAVFSTLETVKPLSVQQRDQNSLFYHYKNLIALKKSRTALGKVIEPNLLPYALADEQMLAYIRYDEEESFLIVHNLTSEIKEIDLSQTAFKNILFTSNQADCHENDIYRLGSYASCIFNTSPQPAR, from the coding sequence GTGCAATTAACTGACTTTCACGGCCCGGTTCCTATCCCAAAGGTATGCTACGAGATATTTGTGAGGTCATTTTGTGATTCCAACGGCGACGGCATAGGGGATATAAGAGGAATCATTTCAAAACTTTCCTATCTGAAAGAGCTAGGCATTGAAGCCCTATGGCTCACCCCGGTACATCCCTCACCAAGTTATCATAAATATGACGTGCGCGACTACTATGATATAGAGCCTGAATACGGGACCCTGTCAGACTTCCGCGAATTGATGCATGAGGCACACCAGTTGGGGATAGCCGTTTACCTGGATCTGATCATAAACCATACCAGTACCCTGCACCCGTGGTTTGTGGAAGCGAGGAAAAACAAAGACAGTCGTTACCGGAATTTTTACTGGTGGAAGAATGACGCCGAAATCAACATGCTGGGCATAGCCCGGCGGGAAACTTCCAATGACTCTCAGGAAGTATACCCCTGGCACGACAACGGGGAAGATTCCGAAAAATACTATGGGCTTTTCTACAAGGGTATGCCTGACCTCAATTATGAGTCGGCCGAACTGAGACAGGAAGTAGCCCGAATCATTAATTTCTGGTTGACGGATGTTGGCGTTGACGGTTTCAGGCTCGACGCTGCACGGCATATTTACCCGATCTGGGCCAAAGCGGACAACTGCGAATTCTGGAAATTTTTCAGTGAAACCATTCATAACGCCAGGCCAGGGGCATTTACGGTTGGCGAGGTTTGGGCTGAAAAAGAAGAAGTTGCGCCATACTTCCAGCATATTAATGCGGCCTTTAATTTTGATCTCAGCTTTGCCATACAGCGGATCCTGGTCAGGGAAAAAGATGAGGATCTGGTAGCTAAACTGATTGCGAGTTACACTCTTTTTAAAGTATCCAACCCTCAGTTTGTTGATGCAATTATGCTCACCAACCACGATCAGGACCGGATCGGCAGTGTGGTAAATAATGATGAAAGGAAGAAAAAGCTGGCAGCAAGCATCCTGCTCACCTTACCCGGCCAGCCGTATATTTACTATGGCGAGGAAATCGGGATGCTGGGTATGAAACCAGATCCGCACATCAGGGAACCGTTTTTATGGACAGTGCAGGAGGATGATCCCGAAAAACCTTCCTGGATTGAGGCAGTGTTTTCGACTCTGGAAACCGTAAAACCATTGTCTGTACAGCAGCGGGATCAAAACTCCCTGTTTTATCACTATAAAAATCTGATTGCCCTCAAAAAATCCAGAACCGCCCTGGGAAAAGTAATTGAACCCAACCTGCTCCCTTATGCGCTTGCCGATGAGCAGATGCTTGCGTACATCCGCTATGACGAGGAAGAATCTTTCCTTATCGTCCATAATCTGACTTCGGAAATCAAAGAAATTGACCTTTCTCAAACGGCATTTAAAAACATACTGTTTACCAGCAACCAGGCCGATTGCCATGAAAATGACATTTACAGGCTCGGTTCCTACGCTTCGTGTATTTTTAATACCTCCCCACAGCCTGCCCGATAG
- a CDS encoding Maf family protein, with translation MFKLKKPLILASNSPRRKELLTKAGFDFTVRVIPTDESFPPDLHRSLVAAHISQTKAEEFRSAADDSLVLTADTIVVIDNQILGKPADAAEACEMLAMLSGTVHEVFTAISILDGAQISTVTDSARVWFRQLEPGEINYYVREFSPFDKAGAYGIQEWISMIGIEKIEGSFYTIMGLPVHLVYQQLKPYLAD, from the coding sequence ATGTTCAAACTGAAGAAACCACTCATACTTGCCTCCAATTCGCCCAGGCGCAAAGAGCTGCTCACCAAAGCCGGTTTTGATTTTACCGTCCGGGTGATACCAACGGACGAATCATTCCCCCCGGACCTGCACCGCAGCCTGGTGGCTGCCCATATCTCACAGACCAAAGCAGAAGAATTCCGGTCTGCCGCTGACGACAGCCTGGTACTCACCGCGGATACGATTGTAGTGATTGACAATCAAATTCTGGGAAAACCTGCCGATGCAGCCGAAGCCTGTGAAATGCTCGCCATGCTATCTGGTACTGTACATGAGGTATTTACGGCGATCAGTATCCTGGATGGTGCGCAGATCAGTACCGTTACCGATAGCGCCAGGGTTTGGTTTCGTCAACTGGAACCCGGAGAAATAAATTATTATGTCAGGGAATTCAGCCCTTTTGACAAAGCTGGTGCTTATGGCATCCAGGAATGGATCAGTATGATAGGGATTGAAAAAATTGAGGGCTCGTTTTACACCATCATGGGACTTCCGGTACATCTTGTATATCAGCAACTCAAGCCGTACCTTGCCGACTGA
- a CDS encoding MarR family winged helix-turn-helix transcriptional regulator has translation MSIETDIKQKKFRSSYQRLVINLVYTSNWLVYKQLDVFREYDLTLQQYNVLRILRGQKSNPIKVSDIADRMLDKNSNTSRLVDKLLLKGLAERKSCPSDRRAVDVVITEAGLDILKKIDPVEEEWENSLNSITPEEADQISALLDKLRKSE, from the coding sequence ATGTCAATTGAAACCGATATAAAACAGAAAAAATTTCGCAGCTCTTACCAAAGGCTGGTGATCAATCTGGTTTACACCAGCAACTGGTTGGTTTACAAACAGCTGGATGTTTTCCGGGAATATGATCTTACACTTCAGCAATATAACGTTTTGCGGATTCTCCGCGGGCAGAAATCCAATCCGATCAAAGTAAGTGATATAGCTGACAGGATGCTGGATAAAAATTCAAATACCTCCCGATTGGTCGACAAGCTTCTGCTGAAGGGTTTGGCCGAGCGGAAATCGTGTCCTTCTGACCGGCGGGCTGTGGACGTGGTGATTACGGAGGCCGGGTTGGATATTTTGAAGAAAATAGATCCCGTGGAGGAGGAATGGGAAAATAGCCTCAATAGCATTACCCCGGAAGAAGCAGACCAGATCAGTGCGTTGCTCGACAAGCTGAGGAAATCAGAATAG
- a CDS encoding YceI family protein yields MKSLKSLAASLAVALFISAGASAEDGAKKAVNFKVVPEKSELTWLAKKVTGEHTGKITLKEGLITLDGAKLTGGKFIADLNSITCTDLTDKTYNDKLIGHLKSDDFFSVAKHPTATFVITKATAKSAGVYDVTGDLTIKGITKPVTFPVTVKATGSGAEATGKLVVDRSKYDIKYNSKSFFDNLGDKVIYDDFSIDIKLVAAK; encoded by the coding sequence ATGAAATCTTTAAAATCTCTTGCTGCCTCACTCGCTGTTGCTTTATTCATTTCTGCCGGAGCTTCAGCCGAAGATGGTGCAAAAAAAGCGGTAAACTTTAAAGTGGTACCCGAAAAAAGCGAGCTTACCTGGCTGGCTAAAAAAGTAACTGGCGAACACACTGGTAAAATTACGTTGAAAGAAGGTCTGATCACCCTGGATGGTGCTAAATTGACGGGCGGTAAATTTATTGCGGATCTTAACAGCATTACTTGTACAGACCTTACCGACAAGACATACAACGACAAATTGATCGGTCACCTTAAATCAGATGATTTTTTCTCGGTTGCAAAACATCCTACCGCTACTTTTGTAATAACCAAAGCTACTGCGAAATCTGCTGGTGTATACGATGTTACTGGTGACCTGACCATCAAAGGAATTACCAAGCCGGTAACTTTCCCTGTAACCGTAAAAGCAACCGGAAGCGGAGCAGAAGCAACCGGTAAACTGGTGGTGGACCGTTCCAAGTACGATATCAAATACAACTCGAAATCATTCTTTGATAATCTGGGAGATAAAGTAATCTATGATGATTTCAGCATTGACATTAAGTTGGTTGCTGCAAAGTAA
- a CDS encoding type I restriction enzyme HsdR N-terminal domain-containing protein, whose translation MESLNLPSFSHKVKQVNGKPFIFDIIRKKFVSLSPEEWVRQHFIHLLITHYGYPRALFAIETGLRYNTLAKRTDIMILSPTGAPFLLVECKAPFVKVSESTFAQISRYNFTLQPAYLAVTNGMSHYCFQAANGQIQFLDDFPFYSINRDER comes from the coding sequence ATGGAATCGTTAAACCTCCCTTCGTTCAGTCACAAAGTTAAACAGGTAAACGGGAAACCTTTTATTTTCGATATTATACGAAAAAAATTCGTCTCCCTGAGCCCGGAAGAATGGGTACGGCAACATTTTATACACCTGCTGATCACACATTATGGATACCCCCGCGCACTGTTTGCCATAGAAACAGGCCTTCGTTACAACACTTTGGCCAAAAGAACAGATATCATGATCCTCTCTCCCACCGGAGCCCCCTTCCTGCTGGTAGAATGTAAAGCCCCTTTTGTGAAAGTAAGTGAGTCCACTTTCGCGCAGATCAGCCGTTACAACTTCACTTTGCAGCCCGCCTACCTCGCCGTCACCAATGGTATGAGCCACTATTGCTTTCAGGCAGCAAACGGACAGATTCAGTTCCTGGACGACTTCCCCTTTTACAGCATCAATCGTGATGAACGCTAA